A DNA window from Ranitomeya imitator isolate aRanImi1 chromosome 2, aRanImi1.pri, whole genome shotgun sequence contains the following coding sequences:
- the LOC138666082 gene encoding transient receptor potential cation channel subfamily V member 6-like produces the protein MFNPLKERLSTWAAKYRPTEEEKTELIQRKRILDLPLLQAAKENDIQRLKELLEDESCDPFQRGAVGETALHLAVQYENLEAAEILLDEAPQLINQPMTSDFYRGQTALHIAAVNQNMNLVAALICRGADVSSPRATGSFFALSHKNLFYFGEHILTFAACVGDIEIVKMLLDHGANLQVKDSWGNTVLHILVLQPNQSHSCQMFDFFMSRDSGKTLIDIPNARGLTPLRLAILEGNVIMFQHLIQKKRKLQRTFGPVSTMMYDILELDSWGGQQSVLELIATSSKSQAHKILNITPVKELLQKKWKSTGRPYIWFLATCYICYMICVSLCCAFRPLKLAERGNNTDPRNINLYVQKPLKEAYLTRADHLRLVGEVISVTGAFILLLSEISQTYRIGVKHFISPMFWRDPFNVIRICFSCLIVAIFVLRLTDTEGEVLPMSAALVLGWCYIMYFARSFQMLGPFTIIIRKMAASDLLKFCWLMAVVVCGYSLALYVTFQTVDPQAFGAFFPYAMSLISTYCLFLNILNGPANYTIDAPQMYSPLYGSFCVIAFLLMFNLLIAMMGDTQAAMAKRKEELWKAEISGVTVKMEQTFPNCLWFDSQSSENDLEERRYIGVEERRWNQSHPHEVSGSTSDYESDEDSQTQKS, from the exons ATGTTTAATCCACTCAAGGAAAGGCTCAGCACCTGGGCTGCAAAATACCGGCCAACGGAGGAGGAGAAGACGGAGCTGATCCAGAGGAAGCG GATTCTGGACCTTCCTCTTCTTCAAGCTGCAAAGGAAAATGACATTCAACGATTAAAGGAACTTCTAGAAGATGAGAGTTGTGATCCGTTCCAGAGAG GAGCGGTGGGGGAGACGGCATTGCACTTGGCGGTCCAGTATGAAAACCTGGAAGCTGCAGAGATTCTACTGGATGAGGCTCCTCAGCTAATTAACCAGCCCATGACCTCAGACTTCTACCGAG GTCAGACTGCATTACATATAGCTGCCGTCAATCAGAACATGAACCTGGTTGCGGCTCTGATTTGCAGAGGAGCCGATGTCTCTTCACCTCGAGCTACAGGATCATTTTTTGCACTTAGTCATAAGAATCTTTTTTACTTTG GAGAGCACATACTGACCTTTGCAGCGTGTGTAGGGGACATTGAGATTGTGAAGATGCTTTTAGATCATGGAGCCAACCTCCAGGTCAAGGACTCTTGGG GTAACACAGTTCTACACATCCTTGTTCTTCAACCCAACCAAAGTCATTCATGCCAGATGTTTGACTTCTTCATGTCGCGGGATAGTGGGAAAACGCTCATTGACATTCCCAATGCTCGAGGACTTACACCACTGAGGTTGGCCATCCTAGAAGGAAATGTGATT ATGTTCCAGCACTTAATTCAGAAGAAAAGAAAACTCCAGAGGACTTTTggtcctgtctccaccatgatgtatGACATATTAGAACTAGATTCCTGGGGAGGTCAGCAGTCAGTGCTTGAGCTAATTGCAACATCCAGCAAGAGCCAG GCTCATAAAATACTGAACATTACTCCAGTTAAGGAGCTACTGCAAAAGAAATGGAAATCTACAGGACGCCCATACATTTGGTTCCTTGCCACGTGCTATATTTGTTATATGATCTGTGTCTCTCTGTGTTGTGCCTTCCGTCCACTTAAGTTGGCAGAACGTGGAAATAACACCGATCCCAGAAACATCAATTTATATGTTCAGAAACCCCTGAAG GAAGCCTACTTGACTCGTGCCGATCATTTAAGACTCGTCGGTGAAGTCATTTCGGTCACTGGGGCTTTTATACTTTTGCTGAGTGAG atTTCACAGACCTACAGAATAGGTGTAAAGCACTTCATCAGCCCTATGTTCTGGAGGGATCCATTCAACGTGATCAG AATTTGCTTTTCTTGTCTGATCGTGGCCATCTTCGTTCTGCGCTTGACCGATACAGAAGGAGAAGTGTTGCCCATGTCTGCGGCGTTGGTCCTGGGCTGGTGTTACATCATGTACTTCGCCCGTAGTTTCCAGATGCTGGGACCTTTCACCATCATTATACGAAAA ATGGCCGCCAGTGATCTCTTGAAGTTCTGCTGGCTCATGGCTGTGGTGGTTTGCGGATACAGTTTGG CTCTTTATGTCACCTTCCAGACAGTAGATCCACAAGCTTTTGGTGCTTTCTTCCCCTATGCGATGTCCCTAATCAGCACCTACTGTCTATTCCTCAATATCCTCAATGGACCGGCCAACTATACCATTGATGCCCCGCAGATGTACAGCCCCCTTTATGGCTCCTTTTGTGTCATCGCCTTCCTTCTCATGTTCAATCTGCTCATCGCAATGATGGGGGACACGCAAGCAGCAATGGCTAAGAGGAAGGAAGAGTTATGGAAAGCAGAG ATCAGTGGTGTCACAGTAAAGATGGAGCAGACCTTTCCAAACTGTCTGTGGTTTGACTCCCAATCCAGTGAGAATGACTTGGAAGAAAGACGATATATTGG GGTGGAGGAGCGGAGGTGGAACCAATCCCACCCACATGAAGTCAGCGGGTCAACTAGTGATTATGAATCAGATGAGGACAGCCAAACTCAGAAATCATGA